In the Helicobacter typhlonius genome, one interval contains:
- a CDS encoding dynamin family protein: MSNTQDSQTLQDSQMAQDLADSKDSQENLLETFIKEFAAAKEQILQNSNPLYALIDKVKYSLSQVAPLDSKTLHSLNALSLSIQEPMKVAIIGQFSSGKSTFLNALLGQSILPSGVTPITSKVCHIAYGSDYTLEIVYKNGNITNKPLSYLSEVSEAENTKIAFYKLYAPLNLLKSINFLDTPGFNSINQSDTDTTNEVLENVDGIIWLTLIDNVGKQSEKDIINTHIRHYASKSLCVLNQKDRLKNQDEIDVSLNYAKKAFDGFFEDIIAISARNALLSHNAKGEEAENLRADSNIESILAFLQNTIAPQAEEAKSHSIHKHLRTLTLNYARLCLHAHLHFKKLKSALVSAGVHFTDSYPQSAFYKSFPSLFYDLESKLDELTQHIYSSLTRTSRDFVRLEKKLGITTQKIQTKEITTLPRERLGLSLCGGDSQFERDFIKLGFDISAMGESFDTLLNEHMAHLRGIITQWYESFLPTLQSPLLQKSLDEMLNAHQHLTHIHSQSLKAQLMLFAKILTLNYQISVHLCLNSIDLKIQEALDKHSKNPDTLPLFNPSLENIRDELNLGFCFSFLQENLLTQPLHKKSIWHFEREMKALCDEQNANISAYEGQYKNYLTLLKELLTLLKNKA, translated from the coding sequence ATGAGTAATACACAAGATTCGCAGACCTTGCAGGATTCACAAATGGCGCAGGATTTGGCAGATTCAAAAGATTCACAAGAGAATCTACTCGAAACATTTATAAAGGAATTTGCAGCCGCAAAAGAGCAAATCCTGCAAAACAGCAATCCCCTCTACGCACTCATCGACAAAGTCAAATATAGCCTAAGTCAAGTCGCGCCATTAGATTCTAAAACGCTCCATAGCCTCAACGCGCTAAGCCTTAGCATACAAGAGCCAATGAAAGTGGCGATTATTGGGCAATTTAGTAGCGGTAAATCCACATTCTTAAACGCGCTTTTGGGGCAGAGCATTCTCCCTAGTGGTGTTACGCCAATTACCTCCAAAGTCTGTCATATTGCCTATGGAAGCGACTACACGCTTGAAATTGTCTATAAAAATGGCAATATCACAAATAAACCCCTTAGCTACCTAAGCGAAGTGAGCGAGGCAGAGAATACAAAAATTGCCTTTTACAAACTCTATGCACCGCTCAATCTGCTTAAAAGTATTAATTTCCTCGATACGCCCGGATTCAATTCAATCAATCAAAGCGATACAGACACAACAAACGAAGTGCTTGAAAATGTCGATGGTATTATTTGGCTCACACTCATCGACAATGTTGGTAAGCAGAGTGAGAAAGACATCATCAACACACATATTAGACACTATGCAAGCAAAAGCCTCTGTGTGTTAAATCAAAAAGATAGGTTGAAAAATCAAGATGAAATTGATGTAAGCCTCAATTATGCTAAAAAGGCATTCGATGGATTTTTTGAGGATATTATCGCTATATCGGCTAGAAATGCACTTTTGTCTCATAACGCAAAGGGGGAGGAGGCGGAAAATCTTAGGGCAGATTCTAATATAGAATCTATCCTTGCCTTTTTGCAAAATACTATTGCACCACAGGCAGAGGAGGCAAAATCTCACAGCATTCACAAACATTTACGCACACTCACGCTCAATTACGCGAGACTTTGCCTACACGCGCATTTACACTTCAAAAAGCTAAAATCTGCTCTTGTGAGTGCGGGAGTGCATTTTACAGATAGCTATCCACAGAGTGCATTTTACAAATCTTTCCCTTCACTTTTTTATGATTTAGAATCTAAGCTTGATGAACTCACACAGCATATTTATAGCTCCTTGACACGCACTTCTAGGGACTTTGTGCGATTGGAGAAAAAACTCGGTATTACCACACAAAAGATACAAACAAAGGAGATTACGACTTTGCCTCGAGAGCGTTTGGGACTAAGTCTGTGCGGAGGAGATTCACAATTTGAGCGAGATTTTATCAAACTTGGTTTTGATATAAGCGCAATGGGCGAGAGTTTTGATACACTTTTAAATGAGCATATGGCGCATTTGAGGGGGATTATCACACAATGGTATGAATCCTTTCTACCAACCCTGCAAAGTCCGCTTTTGCAAAAAAGCCTCGATGAAATGCTAAATGCTCATCAGCACCTCACGCATATACACAGCCAAAGTCTCAAGGCGCAACTAATGCTTTTTGCGAAGATTCTCACACTCAATTACCAAATATCCGTGCATTTGTGCCTCAATAGCATTGATTTGAAAATTCAAGAAGCTCTTGATAAACACAGCAAGAATCCTGACACTTTGCCGCTTTTTAATCCTAGCCTAGAAAATATCCGCGATGAGCTTAATCTAGGTTTTTGCTTTAGCTTTTTGCAAGAAAATCTTTTAACCCAGCCGCTACACAAAAAAAGCATTTGGCATTTTGAACGCGAAATGAAAGCACTCTGTGATGAGCAAAACGCGAATATCAGCGCGTATGAGGGGCAATACAAGAACTACCTAACATTGCTCAAAGAATTACTTACGCTTCTTAAGAATAAAGCATAG
- a CDS encoding dynamin family protein produces MSILQQYFRNFHQLPPPNTRSSTPPINQSPQSLSIILCANERNLHIFSHCPSFMSALPESYLVLTPSQLLDSVLDMQAHIVSENPYIFDELMPYFARLNLASVIDDNEFSSLASLKSYVTSSAQSETKIQNTNLQTAREELYKIHSLLAPMLDKNTQLALSQITHKLENESLCIAITGVLNAGKSTFLNALLSQELLGSSNVPETANLTILRYGKEVSARVHFWSKEQWADLESSSTYDEQLRTFVTECKTHFGAELDSYITTPHSTRDIRADELSAYTSANHSSKMCNLIQKVELFTPLAFLQNNVEIVDTPGLDDPVTKREDITRDFLAHCDMLIHVMNASCALTQKDIDFILESLLEQNISRLLVVLTRIDLLSKEDLNASLEYTKKSLATQLKNANYKGDTAALLSRIDFFPLAGYAALLHRTNGDTSKVSISLEQSGIMQIESYLQKMLLGNESLKAQDMLYLAYKATHKIAQEYEEILSLQTSLLHASKDELEMIIAQERAHNDALLQELKSLESTLASLHNELKDFLHMLQSFSTNTLSKSATLVKDKVFNDIVYDYERGTKIESTNIQTMIELSLKDCFADIGREYRYRLSRKIAQLKSAIADTEEMKLPPIHFQLKTADIAPIMRSLLDELPHLIKSANRKNSLKIALENAFATLFNAFATLIESKNKEISALCLTHFDEISQTHKSHIESKIAQKEQSLQNALKQRDDSSHNTRKDELEAQFRVIKDITNALQSQLQHLQ; encoded by the coding sequence ATGTCAATTTTACAGCAATATTTTCGCAATTTTCATCAGCTCCCCCCGCCAAACACTCGCAGTAGCACCCCTCCCATAAACCAAAGTCCGCAATCTCTTAGCATTATCCTCTGTGCCAATGAGCGCAACCTGCATATTTTCTCACACTGCCCGAGCTTTATGAGTGCTTTACCAGAATCTTACCTTGTGCTTACACCCTCCCAGCTACTTGATTCTGTCCTTGATATGCAAGCACACATTGTGAGTGAGAATCCATATATTTTTGATGAGCTTATGCCCTATTTTGCGAGACTCAATCTCGCCTCTGTAATTGATGATAACGAGTTTTCCTCCCTTGCCTCACTTAAGTCCTATGTCACATCGAGCGCACAAAGTGAGACTAAGATACAAAACACTAACCTACAAACTGCGCGTGAGGAGCTGTATAAGATTCATAGCCTCTTAGCTCCTATGCTTGATAAAAATACGCAACTTGCCCTCTCCCAAATCACACACAAACTAGAAAATGAAAGCCTGTGTATCGCCATTACCGGTGTGCTTAATGCCGGAAAATCTACTTTTTTAAACGCACTTTTATCCCAAGAGCTTTTAGGTAGCTCAAATGTGCCAGAGACAGCAAATCTCACCATTTTGCGCTATGGCAAAGAAGTGAGTGCGAGGGTGCATTTTTGGAGCAAGGAGCAGTGGGCAGATTTAGAATCTTCAAGCACATATGACGAGCAATTAAGGACATTTGTAACAGAATGCAAAACACATTTTGGCGCGGAGCTAGATTCATATATCACTACGCCACACAGCACGAGAGATATACGCGCTGATGAGCTTAGTGCCTATACTTCGGCAAATCATTCAAGCAAAATGTGTAATCTTATTCAAAAAGTCGAGCTTTTCACGCCTCTTGCATTTTTGCAAAATAATGTCGAAATTGTCGATACGCCCGGGCTTGATGACCCGGTTACAAAACGAGAGGACATTACACGCGATTTTTTAGCACATTGTGATATGCTTATCCACGTGATGAATGCGAGTTGTGCGCTCACACAAAAAGATATTGACTTTATTTTGGAATCTCTACTCGAACAAAATATATCGCGTCTGCTTGTCGTGCTTACACGCATTGATTTGTTAAGCAAAGAGGATCTCAATGCTTCGCTCGAATACACGAAAAAAAGCCTCGCCACACAGCTTAAAAATGCCAACTACAAGGGCGATACAGCCGCTCTTTTATCGCGTATTGATTTTTTCCCACTCGCCGGATATGCCGCCCTGCTTCATCGCACTAATGGTGATACGAGCAAGGTTAGCATTTCTTTGGAGCAAAGCGGGATTATGCAAATAGAATCTTATCTACAAAAAATGCTTTTAGGTAATGAAAGTCTCAAAGCGCAAGATATGCTCTATCTCGCCTATAAAGCCACTCACAAAATCGCACAAGAATATGAAGAGATTTTGTCCTTACAAACGAGCCTACTCCACGCGAGTAAAGACGAACTAGAAATGATTATCGCCCAAGAGAGGGCGCATAATGACGCGCTTTTGCAAGAACTAAAGAGTTTAGAATCTACCCTTGCTTCGCTCCACAACGAGCTAAAAGACTTTCTCCACATGCTCCAATCCTTTAGCACAAATACTCTCTCAAAATCCGCCACACTCGTAAAAGACAAGGTGTTTAATGACATTGTGTATGACTATGAGCGCGGGACAAAAATAGAATCTACAAACATACAAACAATGATAGAACTTAGCCTCAAAGACTGCTTTGCGGACATCGGGCGCGAATATCGTTACAGACTTAGCAGAAAAATCGCACAGCTTAAAAGCGCGATAGCCGATACCGAGGAGATGAAGCTCCCGCCTATCCATTTTCAACTCAAAACTGCGGATATTGCGCCTATTATGCGCTCCCTGCTTGATGAACTCCCACATCTTATTAAAAGTGCGAATAGAAAAAACAGCCTCAAAATCGCACTTGAAAATGCCTTTGCAACACTCTTTAATGCCTTTGCAACACTCATAGAATCCAAAAACAAAGAGATTAGCGCCCTCTGCCTTACACATTTTGATGAGATAAGCCAAACGCACAAATCCCATATAGAATCTAAAATCGCACAAAAAGAACAAAGCCTACAAAATGCTCTTAAACAGCGGGACGATAGTAGCCACAATACAAGAAAAGACGAGCTAGAAGCGCAATTTAGAGTAATTAAGGACATTACAAATGCCTTGCAATCCCAGTTACAGCATTTACAATAG
- a CDS encoding aldo/keto reductase, translating into MQTLTLNNGVKMPILGLGTYSLTGKAGQKAMSEAIEVGYRLFDSAQMYNNEAELGAAINAAVKGGIKREEFFIQTKLLESSSEDLAKKSIEKSLKTLGLDYIDSLLIHMPYSQSKAMYRAMESFYKQGILKSIGISNFGAKAYSEFVKSCEVIPAINQCETHLLLQQKPLRGAMKSKKTLLQSWSPFIAGKGSILENPTLKNIAQKYNKTPAQVVLRFLIEQGISVIPKTSKRARMQENLNVFDFSLSAQDMRILKELDTNKSAFSWTNY; encoded by the coding sequence ATGCAAACTCTCACCCTCAATAATGGCGTTAAAATGCCCATTCTTGGGCTTGGCACTTATTCGCTTACGGGTAAAGCAGGGCAAAAGGCGATGAGCGAAGCCATAGAGGTGGGTTATCGGCTCTTTGATAGCGCACAGATGTATAATAATGAAGCCGAGCTTGGAGCAGCGATAAATGCGGCAGTAAAAGGCGGAATCAAACGTGAGGAGTTTTTTATCCAAACTAAGCTTTTAGAATCAAGTAGCGAGGATTTAGCAAAAAAATCCATTGAAAAATCCTTAAAAACTTTAGGGCTTGATTATATTGATTCTTTGCTTATCCATATGCCATACTCTCAATCTAAGGCGATGTATAGAGCAATGGAGAGCTTTTATAAGCAAGGTATTTTAAAGAGCATAGGTATTTCAAACTTTGGTGCGAAGGCGTATAGTGAGTTTGTGAAATCTTGTGAGGTGATTCCTGCGATTAATCAGTGCGAGACACATTTACTCCTCCAACAAAAGCCCTTAAGAGGGGCGATGAAGAGCAAAAAAACTTTGTTGCAAAGCTGGAGTCCTTTTATCGCGGGGAAAGGTTCAATTTTAGAAAATCCCACACTGAAAAACATAGCACAAAAATACAACAAAACACCCGCGCAGGTGGTTTTACGATTTTTGATTGAACAAGGAATCTCTGTCATACCAAAAACTTCTAAAAGAGCAAGAATGCAAGAAAATCTTAATGTCTTTGATTTTTCTTTAAGTGCGCAGGATATGCGGATTCTTAAAGAGCTTGATACGAATAAAAGTGCATTTTCTTGGACGAATTATTAG
- a CDS encoding MATE family efflux transporter translates to MSNIFTKHPLYLLVRCALPHCISGVFLSLCYIIDGIFVGKFLGSEDLAVMGLIMPFVIISFALTDMIAIGSSVLISLSLGKGKSKEASILFSTSLVVTFVFSCFMAMCAFFLAPFLIDLLDISNLSKVKAKDFVSIFIYFTPLIAFHFALDNYLRICAKNMYSMFINILMALCNIFLDYLFIVVLGWGLFSSALALCISLALTTILGFLPFIFGNVELKFSRILFKLKTFLNIFYNGSSVFLGNISGSILTIVANFLLLKLAGESGVATFSIILYIDTFIIAFIMSLCEGMQPALSYNYAKKDKARLKSLILSILSTAFLLCFGVFIAIMLWSESLIELFTEKTNQDFIIFSAFALSLYALNYCITWFNVCVSSFLTAFNKASYSLLTTLVQGCFAPLCSLFVLTYFFGLNGIWCAAFVGDLLCVVLSFVLLKRILKF, encoded by the coding sequence ATGTCCAATATTTTTACAAAACACCCTTTGTATTTGCTCGTGCGTTGTGCATTGCCTCATTGCATAAGTGGCGTGTTTCTTTCTTTATGTTACATTATTGATGGTATCTTTGTAGGCAAGTTTTTAGGCAGCGAAGATTTAGCAGTTATGGGGCTTATTATGCCCTTTGTCATCATTAGCTTTGCGCTTACAGATATGATTGCCATTGGCTCCTCTGTGCTCATTAGCCTTTCTTTGGGCAAAGGGAAGTCAAAAGAGGCTTCCATTCTGTTTAGCACTTCTTTAGTTGTTACCTTTGTTTTCTCTTGTTTTATGGCAATGTGTGCCTTTTTCCTTGCACCTTTTTTAATAGATTTGCTAGATATTAGCAACCTATCAAAAGTAAAGGCAAAAGATTTTGTGAGTATTTTTATCTATTTTACACCGCTTATTGCATTTCATTTCGCCTTGGATAATTATTTGCGAATTTGCGCCAAAAATATGTATAGTATGTTTATCAACATTCTTATGGCGCTTTGCAATATCTTTTTGGATTATTTGTTTATCGTAGTGCTTGGCTGGGGGTTGTTTTCATCAGCACTTGCTCTTTGTATAAGTTTGGCTTTGACTACAATTTTGGGATTTTTGCCTTTTATTTTTGGTAATGTGGAGCTAAAATTTAGCAGGATTCTTTTTAAGCTAAAAACCTTTTTAAACATTTTTTACAATGGAAGTTCTGTATTTTTGGGCAATATTTCAGGCTCAATCCTAACGATTGTCGCAAATTTTTTATTGCTTAAACTCGCTGGAGAAAGTGGTGTAGCGACATTTTCTATTATACTTTATATTGATACTTTTATTATCGCTTTTATTATGAGCCTATGCGAGGGTATGCAACCCGCACTAAGCTACAATTACGCTAAAAAGGACAAAGCAAGATTAAAATCTCTTATCCTCTCTATCCTTAGCACCGCTTTTTTACTTTGTTTTGGTGTTTTTATAGCTATTATGCTATGGAGTGAAAGCCTCATTGAGCTTTTCACAGAAAAAACCAATCAAGATTTTATCATCTTTAGTGCTTTTGCGTTGAGCTTATATGCGCTCAATTATTGTATCACTTGGTTTAATGTATGCGTAAGCTCTTTTCTCACCGCTTTTAACAAAGCCTCTTATTCTCTCTTGACTACTTTGGTGCAAGGTTGTTTTGCGCCACTTTGTAGTCTTTTTGTCTTAACTTACTTTTTTGGGCTTAATGGCATTTGGTGCGCTGCATTTGTAGGCGATTTGCTTTGTGTTGTCTTAAGCTTTGTGCTACTCAAAAGAATTTTAAAATTTTGA
- a CDS encoding R.Pab1 family restriction endonuclease: protein MQIFRSHPKQKQILDIEFYVSEVKYPLLVHKFGNFDVLVEIIIKEKQRAIGVQPMLYVCFPITELESKNKTTFLGRAANTKECGILSLDARHKTFVLECFKIFGILSKNHHYDVLQILHLIKKTLLK from the coding sequence TTGCAGATTTTTAGAAGCCACCCAAAGCAAAAGCAAATTTTAGACATAGAATTTTATGTAAGCGAAGTGAAATATCCGCTTTTAGTTCATAAATTTGGCAATTTTGATGTGTTGGTTGAAATCATAATCAAAGAAAAGCAAAGAGCCATAGGAGTGCAACCTATGCTTTATGTGTGCTTTCCTATCACAGAATTAGAATCTAAAAACAAGACAACTTTTCTTGGAAGAGCGGCAAATACTAAAGAATGTGGGATTTTGTCATTAGATGCTAGACATAAGACATTTGTGCTTGAGTGTTTTAAGATTTTTGGTATCTTAAGCAAGAATCATCATTACGATGTGTTGCAGATTCTTCATTTGATAAAAAAGACACTTTTGAAATAG
- a CDS encoding N-6 DNA methylase translates to MTAQAHLDRIQTINQGSFYTPDSITRLVYQMLLNAKIDIKDYVLLDSSCGYGSFLNLEGFKQNIGVDIDKQALQKAQKIFKDYAIAPLFLHTNSLQNVSREKFNILESSKLIIVGNPPYNDKTSIVQNHLKSTDSNPVDSQLKARDIGISFLRSFDILKADYICVLHPLSYLIKESNFKSLKNFIKHYCLLDSTIISSQIFCPKSLGFFPIVIALYERDNQGMDFDFICNFSFKTREGKSFRLNDFDFIAQYIDKYPNKKRVDSRHKVAMFYTLRDINALRRSKTFISKNTANAVYVTQDKYSLYCYVDVFKQIIKHIPYYLGNCDVLIDFKKFQALESAFIKASENKILSEDIMQYFKDLLGEHYAD, encoded by the coding sequence ATGACAGCCCAAGCACATTTAGATAGAATCCAAACAATTAATCAAGGGAGTTTTTACACGCCGGATTCTATCACGCGCCTTGTGTATCAAATGCTTTTAAATGCTAAAATTGATATAAAAGATTATGTTTTGCTTGATAGCTCTTGTGGTTATGGGAGTTTTTTAAATTTAGAGGGTTTTAAGCAAAATATTGGCGTAGATATTGATAAACAAGCCTTGCAAAAGGCTCAAAAAATTTTTAAAGATTATGCCATTGCACCTTTATTCCTCCATACAAACTCCTTGCAAAATGTCTCAAGAGAAAAATTTAATATTTTAGAATCTTCTAAACTCATTATCGTAGGCAATCCGCCCTATAACGATAAAACCTCTATCGTGCAAAATCACCTTAAAAGCACAGATTCTAACCCTGTGGATTCTCAACTTAAAGCGCGAGATATAGGCATTAGCTTTTTGCGCTCATTTGATATATTAAAAGCTGATTATATCTGTGTGCTTCACCCGCTTTCTTATTTGATTAAGGAATCAAACTTTAAATCCTTAAAAAACTTTATCAAACACTATTGTTTATTAGATTCTACAATTATTAGCTCACAAATCTTTTGCCCTAAATCTTTGGGATTTTTTCCTATTGTTATTGCCTTGTATGAAAGAGACAATCAAGGAATGGATTTTGATTTTATTTGTAATTTTTCTTTTAAAACTCGTGAGGGCAAATCTTTTAGGCTCAATGATTTTGATTTTATCGCACAATATATTGATAAATATCCAAATAAAAAGCGGGTGGATTCAAGGCACAAAGTGGCAATGTTTTATACTCTGCGCGATATTAATGCCCTCCGCCGCTCTAAAACATTTATAAGCAAAAATACTGCAAACGCGGTGTATGTTACACAAGATAAATATAGTCTTTACTGCTATGTTGATGTATTTAAGCAAATCATCAAGCATATTCCTTATTATCTAGGAAATTGTGATGTTTTGATAGATTTTAAGAAATTTCAAGCCTTAGAATCTGCATTTATCAAAGCAAGTGAAAATAAGATTCTAAGTGAGGATATAATGCAGTATTTTAAAGATTTGTTAGGGGAACATTATGCGGATTGA
- a CDS encoding ankyrin repeat domain-containing protein, whose protein sequence is MMPLEEIKSLSHKDKDDLQNELWEIIKANDLSKLKQFLQYYDAQRFFYDPNFDDEEEPIFNAAITLRNACLVCDRTKDFQILEFLLQYGLKANDNDGWGNALQYYVDVGGQDSQIISFLLEREAEFEDYGRDGWNFLHRCAANQEIEKIQIACKYGANIDTRTQVQIGKHKISQTPLMILLLSSSSPKIQAIKALIALGADVNAVDNQKSVLDMALNQKEKESLKQAGAKSYKELCAL, encoded by the coding sequence ATGATGCCATTAGAAGAGATAAAAAGTCTTAGCCATAAAGATAAAGATGATTTGCAAAATGAGCTATGGGAGATTATCAAAGCAAATGATTTGAGCAAATTGAAACAATTTTTACAATATTATGACGCGCAGCGGTTTTTTTATGACCCAAATTTTGATGATGAGGAAGAACCGATATTCAACGCTGCTATCACACTTAGAAATGCTTGTTTGGTGTGTGATAGGACAAAAGATTTTCAAATCTTAGAGTTTTTGCTCCAATATGGGCTAAAGGCAAATGATAATGACGGCTGGGGCAATGCTCTGCAATATTATGTTGATGTGGGTGGGCAAGATTCACAAATCATCTCCTTTTTACTTGAGAGAGAAGCGGAGTTTGAAGACTATGGCAGGGACGGCTGGAATTTCTTACATCGTTGTGCTGCCAATCAAGAGATAGAAAAGATTCAAATTGCTTGCAAATATGGCGCAAACATTGATACAAGGACACAGGTTCAAATAGGTAAGCATAAAATTTCCCAAACGCCCTTAATGATTCTACTTCTCTCTAGCTCCTCCCCTAAAATACAGGCAATAAAAGCCCTCATTGCGCTTGGTGCAGATGTAAATGCGGTAGATAACCAAAAAAGCGTTTTAGATATGGCATTAAACCAAAAAGAGAAAGAGAGCTTAAAACAAGCGGGAGCAAAAAGTTATAAAGAACTTTGTGCTTTGTAA
- a CDS encoding methylated-DNA--[protein]-cysteine S-methyltransferase codes for MIYTQQFHSPLGTIALASDESALLGLWFEGQKYFTLPKDCVREQTPILAQTQQWLEIYFSGEIPHFTPPLAPLHTQSTPFRESVWTILRTIPYGRTITYKEIAQTLACQRGIAKMSAQAVGGAVGANPIALLIPCHRVIGSDKSLTGYAGGLKRKEWLLGLERGSLKAIK; via the coding sequence ATGATTTATACGCAGCAATTCCACTCACCGCTTGGCACAATCGCACTTGCAAGTGATGAAAGCGCACTACTTGGCTTGTGGTTTGAGGGGCAAAAGTATTTTACATTGCCAAAAGATTGTGTGCGGGAGCAAACGCCGATTTTAGCCCAAACGCAACAATGGCTAGAGATTTACTTCAGCGGAGAGATTCCACATTTCACTCCGCCTCTAGCTCCACTTCACACGCAAAGCACACCCTTTAGAGAATCTGTATGGACAATCTTACGCACAATCCCCTATGGACGCACGATAACTTACAAGGAGATTGCGCAAACTCTTGCTTGCCAAAGAGGCATAGCCAAAATGTCCGCTCAAGCTGTGGGCGGTGCAGTAGGAGCAAATCCTATCGCGCTACTTATCCCTTGCCACCGAGTGATTGGGAGTGATAAAAGCCTCACAGGTTATGCGGGAGGTTTGAAACGCAAAGAGTGGCTATTAGGGCTTGAGAGGGGATCCCTAAAGGCTATCAAGTAA
- the dndC gene encoding DNA phosphorothioation system sulfurtransferase DndC: protein MRNIIVKSLSLSSLQERGLSYFNLFDIRTTQAFLSAHLQGSFHAKDEEEIMSFLSGQFNKAKHTLTKPLLIACFSSKKSKTLAQNIIQNPNFISLYPLNTIYYLDCGIMEAFENGFEPISSPQSPKNKFSLIQSTLEELKTKFLSSKRTWVVAFSGGKDSTCALQLVYEMLVSLQPHQRRQTYAIASNTLVEAPHIDRFLKEVIHSINSHAKKNNIPFEILQVSPSLKDDFWVNLIGKGYPSPTRTFRWCTDRLKITPAKAEIAKITQKYGSALLILGSRKAESSNRKKSIEKRILNEEGYSQHHDFPDTLTFSPIVEWSTDEVWAYLSTHKPLWDKDHSELFSLYAKASGEECQFITDLSQSSCGGSRFGCWVCTVVNEDKSMQGFIESGQENLKPLNEFRNYIKDLREDCNARADYKRDGRAVYKVGGLGPFLSHIRVEILKRLLQTEQEFMRNGGSELITDSQIDAIQEQWSKEFDFENKAIQLAQEVGRMKDEKLKQSRVLHKELLAEVADRVDSKELENLISTCIDIYNTTGLRGKNNASSKIKEEIKKLVEDKTSKQKQEA, encoded by the coding sequence ATGAGAAATATCATCGTGAAAAGTTTATCACTTTCTTCGTTGCAAGAAAGGGGATTATCTTATTTTAATCTCTTTGATATTCGCACAACTCAAGCCTTTTTGAGCGCTCATTTGCAAGGTTCATTCCACGCAAAAGATGAGGAAGAAATTATGAGCTTCTTAAGCGGACAATTTAATAAGGCAAAACACACTCTTACAAAGCCTCTCCTCATCGCCTGCTTTAGCTCTAAAAAATCTAAAACCCTAGCCCAAAATATCATTCAAAATCCAAATTTTATCTCACTTTATCCCTTAAATACAATTTACTATTTAGATTGTGGGATAATGGAAGCCTTTGAAAATGGCTTTGAGCCTATCTCAAGCCCACAAAGTCCTAAAAATAAATTTTCACTCATTCAATCTACCCTAGAGGAGCTAAAAACTAAATTTCTCTCCTCAAAGCGCACTTGGGTCGTTGCCTTTAGCGGTGGTAAGGATTCTACTTGTGCGCTGCAGCTTGTCTATGAAATGCTCGTCTCTTTGCAGCCACATCAAAGGAGGCAGACTTATGCCATTGCTTCAAATACTCTTGTAGAAGCCCCACATATTGATAGATTTTTAAAAGAAGTAATCCATTCTATCAATTCCCACGCAAAGAAAAACAATATCCCCTTTGAAATCTTGCAAGTTAGCCCAAGCTTGAAAGATGATTTTTGGGTCAATCTCATTGGCAAAGGCTACCCTAGCCCGACAAGAACTTTTAGGTGGTGCACTGATAGACTTAAAATCACTCCGGCTAAAGCAGAAATTGCCAAAATCACACAAAAATATGGCTCGGCTCTTTTGATACTAGGTTCAAGAAAGGCAGAATCAAGCAATCGCAAAAAATCCATAGAAAAACGCATCTTAAATGAAGAGGGTTATTCCCAACATCACGACTTCCCTGATACACTTACTTTTTCGCCCATTGTAGAGTGGAGCACCGATGAAGTATGGGCTTATCTTAGCACACATAAGCCTTTGTGGGATAAAGACCATAGCGAATTATTTTCACTCTATGCCAAAGCAAGTGGTGAGGAGTGTCAGTTTATCACAGATTTAAGTCAAAGCAGTTGTGGTGGCTCAAGATTTGGTTGCTGGGTATGCACGGTGGTAAATGAGGATAAATCAATGCAGGGTTTTATAGAATCGGGGCAAGAGAATCTAAAACCCCTCAATGAATTTAGAAATTACATTAAAGATTTAAGGGAGGATTGCAATGCAAGGGCAGATTACAAACGCGATGGCAGAGCAGTGTATAAGGTTGGAGGACTTGGACCCTTTTTAAGCCATATTCGTGTGGAGATTCTAAAAAGGCTTTTACAAACAGAGCAAGAATTTATGCGAAATGGTGGCAGTGAGCTAATCACAGATTCGCAGATTGATGCGATACAAGAGCAGTGGAGCAAAGAATTTGATTTTGAAAACAAAGCAATACAACTAGCACAGGAGGTAGGACGAATGAAAGATGAAAAATTAAAACAAAGCAGAGTTTTACATAAGGAGCTTTTGGCAGAAGTAGCGGACAGGGTGGATTCTAAAGAGCTAGAGAATCTCATTAGCACTTGCATAGACATTTATAATACCACAGGTTTAAGGGGCAAAAATAATGCTTCAAGCAAGATAAAAGAAGAGATAAAAAAGCTTGTAGAGGATAAAACGAGCAAACAAAAGCAGGAGGCATAA